From a region of the Neobacillus niacini genome:
- a CDS encoding LAGLIDADG family homing endonuclease encodes MEIWEAAYIAGIIDGEGSISLTRMHEREHRRPCISIASTDKELLIYLQSLSGGTINNKKNYNPNKHKDSFTLNIKNKEAVISLLGFISPYLRVDKKRKRALWILKKYEEVTPRNGK; translated from the coding sequence ATGGAAATCTGGGAAGCTGCTTATATTGCAGGAATTATTGATGGAGAAGGATCTATTTCATTGACTAGAATGCATGAACGCGAACATCGCCGGCCTTGCATATCCATTGCTTCAACAGATAAAGAGCTATTAATTTATCTTCAGTCCTTATCAGGAGGAACAATAAATAATAAAAAGAATTACAACCCTAACAAACATAAGGATTCATTTACATTAAATATAAAGAATAAAGAAGCTGTTATATCTTTACTAGGATTCATCTCCCCTTATCTAAGGGTAGATAAAAAAAGGAAGCGAGCTCTATGGATTCTCAAAAAGTATGAGGAGGTTACTCCTCGAAACGGAAAGTAA